Within the uncultured Draconibacterium sp. genome, the region ACACAAGGATCAAACAATTGGAAGAATTTATATAACCCTCAATTAAACTGGCTTTGCTCGCGTCACGAAAACGGAACATGGAAAAATATTCACCACGATTGGCGGGAAGCAACTTACAAGAATTATTTCTGGATGGTTCCTTATGATCTGGAAACCTTGATTGATACGATTGGCGGGAAGAAGGTGGCAGAAGCCCGACTGGATACTCTTTTTGAACGGCTTGACGCATCATACGACGAAGACTGGTTTGCTGCCGGTAACGAGCCCGATTTTCAGATTCCCTGGATTTACAATTGGACGGATTCGCCCGAGAAAACAAACAAAGTAATTCAGCGAATTTTTAACGAAATGTACAACAGCAGTCCTTCGGGATTGCCAGGTAACGACGACTTGGGGACAATGGGAGCGTGGTATGTATTTGCTTCAGTAGGCTTGTATCCAATGGTGCCGGGTGTAGGTGGTTTTTCTGTTAATATTCCTCGCTTTTCAGAAATATTGGTTGAACTGCCTGACGGACAATTGTCTATTACCGGAGGTTCAGAAGAAGCATTTAAAATTAGTAGTCTGCAGGTAAATAAGAAAAAACACAATCCGCTTTGGTTGGATTGGAAAGAACTGCAGAACGGAGCACAAATTCATTTTAAAACACAGTAACAAATCTATTGTAATTAATAAATATTCTAAAAATAATGGATATGTCACTTATTTATAGTGATTTATCTACAGGTTAAACTTAATTCTTAACATCTATTAAATTTTGAAAAATTATGAATTTTATTCAAAGTATTAAAGGTAAATTATTGCAACGAAGGCTTTTATTTATAGGTCTTTTATCACTTTCCTTCATTGTTTTATGTGGTGGAAATGTTGTTGCGCAAAATGACTCCGGTACGTTGAAAGTAGCGGGAACAGTAAAAGACGATACTGGTTTGCCGTTGCCCGGTGTAACTATTATTGTAAAAGGTACTGCAACAGGAGCTGTTACTAACGTCGATGGACAGTACGCGTTGGCAGATGTGCCGGAAGATGGCACTTTAGTATTTTCATTTATTGGTATGAAAACCCAGGAAATAACTGTTTCAAACCGTTCAATTATCGATGTTCAGTTAGAGAACGAAACAATTGGACTGGAAGAGGTAGTGGCCATTGGTTACGGTACTCAGAAGAAAAAAGACCTGACAGGATCTATTGTGCGTATGGAAATGGACGGAAAAGAGCAGGCTGCAAATACCAGTTTGGTGCAGGCTTTACAGGGTTATTCTCCAGGATTAAATGCTTCCGGAGGTTCAAGTGCCGGTGATGGTGGCTCTTTTTCAATCAGGGGAAGAACATCTTTGTCAGCAAGCGACGAGCCATTAATTGTTTTAGATGGTATTATCTATAACGGTAGTATTAACGATTTAAATATCAACGATATTCAGTCCGTTGATATTTTGAAAGATGCCAGTGCGGCTGCCGTTTATGGTTCTCGATCGGCCAACGGGGTATTAGTGGTTACATCAAAAAAAGGAAGTTCAGGGAAACCTAAATTTACTTTTAATGCTTACTACGGTGTTCAGGAACTATCCAACACCGACCGAACAGATGTAATGAATGCAGAACAATATGCCGTTCGTTTGGTAGATTACTACTACCAACAAGACTTATACGATTGGTATAAAACCGGCCCAACCAGTGCTGATGGACGACCTGTAAGACCAGATGTTACAGATCGCGAATTAGTTGCTTCGTACCTTAGAACAGAAGAAGAACAGTTGAACTACTTGGCAGGAAACGAAGTGGACTGGGTTGATGAAGTTTTTCAAACCGCACCAATTCAATCATATAGTTTAAGTGTATCCGGGAAAACGGATCGTACTAATTATTACCTGTCAACTTCTTATTTAGATCAGGAAGGAATCTTGAAAAACGATAATTACGAACGATTAACATTCAGCGGCCGTTTCGAAAGCGAAATTGCAGACTGGTTAACAGTTGGTTTCAACCCAACTTTTTCTCATCGCGATTATTCGGGTGTAAGTGCTTCTGCCGGATATGCTTTGCAGGCAAGCCCGCTGGGAAATATGTATGATGAAAATGGGAACTACCCTGTTTATATCGCCGGAGAGTCTTATAACTACCATCCGCTTGGAAACTTGTTGGCTGACGATAGCTCGCCAAGAGACTATTTTAGCCTGGTTTTAAAAGGAATAATTGAAGTTCCTTGGGTGAAGGGGCTAAAATATGAGGCGAATTATTCAAAAACGTATGATTTTGATAAAACATCACGTTATTACCCAACTTCTATGGCCGACGGATCAAAAACCGATGGTTCTGGTTATGTCAACAACGCCAATCAAAGAACATGGTTGTTAAACAGCTTATTTACCTATAGCAAAACTTTTGCTGAGAAACATAAATTGAATGTAAACTACTTATACAGTCGCGAAAATGTTTCAGGAGATGGCTCGTATTTGTATGCTTATGCTTTTGCCAACGAGATACTGGGATATAATGCGCTGGAACTTGGCGAAAACCAGGAGGTTTCAACTTCTGCTTACGAAGAAAATACAATCTCTTACATGGGCCGTGTAAACTATAGTTTTGATAGCCGATACTTACTTACCGCAACAATCAGAAGAGATGGTTTCTCTGGTTTTGGTGGTAACAAAAAATTCGGAAACTTCCCGTCAGTATCGCTCGGATGGGTTATATCAGAAGAGTCGTTTGTTGAAAATGTAGACTGGATGGACTTCCTAAAACTCCGTTTGTCTTATGGTGTTAACGGAAACCAGGGGATTGGTCGTTATGCCAGCCAATCAAAAATGGGAAGTGTATCTACTGTTTTTGATGGCTCTACCGCCGTTGGTTTGTATGCATATTCACTTGGAAATGCCGATCTGGGATGGGAAAAAACAGCATCGTTTAATGTGGGTGTTGATTTTAATTTCTTAGACAATCGAATTTCAGGAAGTATTGATGCTTATAATGCAAAAACTACTGACGTATTAGTAGAACGGTCGATTCCAAGAACAACTGGTAACTCTAGCGTTTGGACTAATATTGGAGGTATTGAAAACAATGGTATTGAAGTTAGTTTGGTTACTGAAAATATTAAAACCCGCGATTTCAAATGGAAAACTGCTTTTGCTTTCTCGTTGGTACGAAATAAAATTACAAAACTATATGATGATGTTACCGAGGATCTTGGTAATAGTTGGTTTATTGGTGAGCCTATTAGCACAATCTACGGTTATGTAAATGATGGTGTTTGGCAGGAAGAAGATCTGTTTAACGGTACAATAATGGAAGGTTATTATCCTGGACAATTTAAAGTACGCGATTTAAGCGAAGACGGAGAAATTACTGCAGAGAAAGACCGAAAAATACTCGGCACAACCGATCCTAACTACCGCATTAGTATGAATAATATTTTAAGCTATAAAAATTTCACATTTAGCTTCTTTTTAAACTCTATTCGGGGAGGTAACAACTATTATCTTGGAAATAATTCCGGAGCTGTTGTTGCAGGAGGAACTGATTCTGCCTATCGCTTAAACCGAACAGCTGTACGCGATTATTGGAGACCGGATAATGCCGTTAATGATGCACCTGGTATTTATTATAATCCAAAAAGAAATCCGGGGGTATATCAAAGCAAAAGTTTTGTGCGCCTGCAAGATGTTTCTTTAGGATATACATTTGATAGCAGCTTACTATCAGAGTTAAAAATCGACAACCTGAAGGTTTATGTAAGTGGAAAAAACCTTTATACCTGGACTGACTGGTCGGGATGGGATCCTGAAACAGGAAGCCCAATGATGAGAAGTATTATTGGTGGTGTAAATATTAGTTTTTAATCAAAATACTAATTGTAAAAATGAAACAATCAGTTATTAATATTTTAAAAACAATAAAATGAAAAAGAAGAATTCAATACAAAAATATATAAGTGGAAGTATCGTTTTGGTACTCTTACTTTTGGGAATGTACTCATGTAACGAGGATGTGCTGGATGAGACCCCTCTTGATTTTATATCTACAACAAATGCTTTTAATTCGCCCGGCGATGTTGAGATGGGAGTTGTGGGATTATATCGTTTTGGGCGCGATTGGTACTCGGCAATAAACGAAAAATATATGTTTGTTTTTACTGCTCTGGGAACAGATTTGGCCTATTTCGGAGAAGATCCTACAGGTGGTTACATGAGTAACTGGGATACCGATATTACACCAACCAGCGATTTACCTGAGAGGTTTTGGACTAAAGCTTTTGATTTGGTATATCAATCAAATACAGTTATTGCAGGTATTGAAAATCTGGAATGGAATAATGAGGATAAAAAGAATATGTATTTGGCTGAAGCCCGTTTTTTCCGTGCTTTCAGTTATCGTATTCTTGTGACATTATATGGAGATGTGCCGCTGGTAACAGAACCAATTGTAACGCCAAAAACAGATTTCGTCAGAGCTCCGAAAGCCGACATTTATAACTTGATGGAGCAGGATTTTGCTTTCGCGGCCGAAAACCTTCCGTTAAAAGGGCAAGAGGCTACTGCCGGACGATTAACACAGGGGGCTGCATGGCACATGTTAAGCGAAACTTACCTGGCACAAGGCAAATATCAGCCTGCTGTTGATGCTGCAACTCACGTTATCGATGATTACGGTTACGATTTAATGAGAGAACGTTTTGGTTCGCAACCTAATTTGTTTGGTTCCGAAAATGTTTATTTCGATTTGTTTACCAAAGAAAACCATAATCTGGGAAGTAATAAAGAAGCAATTTGGGTTATCCAGAATGATCCGGATGTAACAGGCGGTGGTTTTTTTGCCGGCGAAAGAGGTTATGGTTGCGCTTATTATAGAATGGGAAATACCCCGGATGGTTACAAAGCCTTCTTAGGTTATATTTATGATGGTTCTTATACCGGATACAGTGATACTCTTGGGCGTCCGGTAGCCTGGACAAGGCCAACAAACTATACCGCTTATAATATTTGGAAAAGCGATTGGAATAACGATTATAGAAATGCGGAGGCTTGTATTAAAAGACATTTTTATTTTGATAATCCAAACTCGGCATACGACGGAATGGAAATTGACTGGAGCTTGTATGAGTCGCGTTCAAGTGCTTTTAAAGATACCAATCAGTACATCTATCCATATTTCATGAAAGCTGCAGCTCCCAATGATCATTATACTGATTTGTCGAGAGCAGGAGGAGGTATAAATCATAAGGATGTTTATGCTATTCGCTTGGCTGAAACTTATCTATTACGAGCAGAAGCATACTTGGGATTAGGACAAAACAGTTTGGCAGCTAACGATATTAACGAAGTAAGAGAAAGATCGAATGCTACACCTATAACAGCCAGCGATGTTACCATCGATTATATTTTGGATGAAAGAGCACGCGAATTGTATACAGAAGAATGGCGAATGTTAACGTTAATGCGTTTAGGAAAATTGGTAGAACGTGTTAGAGCTTATAACAACAATCCCGGTAATCCTGGATTAAGTATACAGGATTATCAAAATTTGTGGCCTATTCCTCAAACTGAAATCGATTTAAATACAGGTGCTGTTCTGGAGCAAAATCCAGGATATGAATAAAGAATAGTTCTAGTTTAGTTTTAGCCTCAACCAACAAGGCAAGGTCTGAATGTTGGCCAAAAGGACTTCCCTAAAGTATTCGCTTTGGGAAGTCCTGTTTTTCTTGCTTCCAAAAGCATTTAAACAAGTAAATTATGAGAAAAGAGAGATTAAAGAAATTTGTGTGGGCCCTATTGTTACTACCTGCATTTTGTATGTGTTCTCAACCGGAGAAGAATACGAATGAATTTGCGAAACACATTAACCCAATTATTGGATCTGGAGGACATGGGCACGTTTTTGTAGGTGCAAATGTGCCATTCGGCGGTGTTCAGTTGGGACCAAATAATATTTTTAAAGGCTGGGACTGGTGTTCCGGTTATCATTATTCCGACAGCATTGTAATTGGATTCTCACATACACATTTAAGTGGAACCGGCGGTGCCGATTTAGGAGATATACTGTTAATGCCCGTAAACGGAGACGTTAATTTAAATAAAGGCAAACAGGATGATATAAGTAATGCATATGCTTCTTATTTCAGCCACGACAACGAGGTAGTGAAGCCTGGATATTACTCGCTATTGCTGGATAAATACAATATAAATGTTGAGCTAACAGCAACTGAAAGGGTAGGAATACATAAGTATACTTTTCCTGAGAAAGACAATAACCACGTTATTATCGATTTAAAAGAAGGAATCGGTGATAAATCATACGATACTTACCTGAAACTGGTTGATGCAAATACTATCGAAGGATATCGTTTTTCAAAAGGATGGGCAAAAGACCAACGCGTTTGGTTTACTTTAAAAAGCAATCAGGAAATTGAGAAACTTGAGGTATACGACGATACTACTCCCGCCGGTGAGAATGTTATAAAAGCACAGGGAGCAAAAGGAGTAATTTCTTTTGCAGGTAATCCAAATGAAGTGATTTTTAAAGTCGGTATTTCTCCGGTTAGTTCGGAAAATGCATTAGCCAATATAACTACAGAAGCACCCGATTGGGATTTTAACGATATAGCTAAACAGGCCGAGGAGAAATGGAACCATGAAGTTTCAAAGATTGAGATAAAAGCTGCTGATCCGGAATTGAAAGAGATTTTTTATACTGCTATGTACCATTCGTTTCTTGCCCCTGTTTTGTTTAACGATGCCAATGGAAGCTACAGAGGTACAGATAAAGAAGTTTACAAAAATCCTGGTTTCGAGAATTATTCCGTGTTTTCGTTGTGGGATACTTATCGTACGGAACATGAACTTTTAACAATTGTTCAGCCGGAAAGAGTAAACGATTTTATCAACTCAATGTTAGCGGTTTACCAACAACAAGGTAAATTGCCGCAATGGCACCTTATGGGAAATGAAACCAACGCGATGTTAGGCTATAGCGCTGCACCTGTGGTTGTAGATGCATGGCAAAAAGGCTTTGATGGTTTTGACGAAGAACTGGCTTTTGAAGCTCTGAAAGCATCAGGAACTTTTCAGTCTCAACGTGGTATTGCCCCACTAATGGAATATGGATTTATTCCCAGAGATAAAGCCCGCGAAGCAACTTCGGTGGCTTTGGAAAATGCGATAGACGACCGAAGTGTTGCCCAAATGGCAAAGGGGTTGGGAAAAGATGAAGACTTCAAATATTTCTTTGAAAGAGCCGAAACTTATAAAACATATTTTAATAAAAATACCGGTTTTGTTCACCCCAGGGCAACAGATGGTTCATGGGCAACACCTTACGATCCGATGGAGTCTATTCATATGGTGGGCGATTTCTCGGAAGGAAACGGCTGGCAGTATACCTTTCTGGTTCCACAAGACCCGGAAGGTTTAATTGAGCTATTTGGTGGCGATGAGCACTTCACCCAAAAACTCGACTCCTTATTCACCATTACAGGCGATATGGGAGAACATGCTTCCATTGATATTACCGGGTTAATTGGCATGTATGCACAGGGAAATGAACCGTGTCACCACATGGCTTATCTTTATGCTTTTGCCGGACAACAATGGAAAACTGCAGAGAAGATTAGATTCATTCTTAATGAATTTTATACAAATCAGCCAGACGGTTTAATCGGGAATGAAGATTGCGGGCAAATGTCAGCATGGTATGTAATGTCGTCTCTTGGTTTTTACCCGGTAAATCCATCAAATGGCGTTTATGTATTTGGAAGTCCTTTGTTCGACGAGGCCACAATCAATCTTCCCGATGGCAAAACTTTTACTATTCAGGCAAAAAATAACAGCAAAGAAAACATTTACATCCAATCTGTAGAGTTGAATGGTCAAGCATATTCTAAAAGCTACATCACTCATCAGGATATAATGGCTGGTGGTGTTTTGTCGTATGTGATGGGAAGTACACCCAATTACGATTTTGGTTCGGCAGATAAAGACAGGCCTAAATCAACTTTGTAAAAAGCTATTAATCAGTTAAATGATAAGTATGTATAATCGAGTTCAGAAAACCGCACTAGCCGTGTTAACATGTTTGTTCGTCTTTTCAAACATTGCGTTAGCACAGAAAGGAGGCATTTATAAAAAAGGATGGATTGATTTCAATAAAAACGGTAGAAAAGATATATACGAAGATCCTGGTCAACCCATCGAAAAAAGAGTTGCCGATTTAGTAGCGCAAATGACAGTTGATGAGAAAACTTGTCAATGCGCTACTCTTTATGGCTACAAAAGAGTATTAAAAGATGAAATGCCAACGCCGGATTGGAAAAATGAAATCTGGAAAGATGGTATTGCCAATATCGACGAAGAACTGAATGGATTAAGACATACACAATATTCTTATCCGTACAGTAAACATGCCGAAGCAATCAATACAATTCAAAAGTGGTTTATTGAAGAAACCCGATTGGGTATTCCTGTTGATTTTACCAACGAAGGAATTCACGGACTAAACCACGACAGGGCAACTCCGCTACCTGCTCCAATTTCAATTGGAAGCACCTGGAATAAGGAATTGGTGAATACTGCCGGTAAAATTGTTGGCCGTGAAGCCAAAGTTTTAGGCTATACTAATATTTATGCTCCAATTCTGGATGTTGCCCGCGATCAACGTTGGGGCAGGGTGTTGGAATGTTATGGAGAAGATCCATATTTAGTTGCCGAGCTGGGCAAACAAATGGTTAATGGAATTCAGTCGCAGGGAGTTGCTTCTACACTAAAACATTTCGCGGTATATAGTGTCCCCAAAGGAGGACGAGATGGCAATGCACGAACAGATCCACATGTAGCTCCGCGCGAAATGCATCAATTATTTTTGTATCCGTTTAAAGAAGTTATTGAAGAATGTCAACCGCTTGGCGTAATGAGTAGTTATAATGACTGGGACGGGGTTCCCGTTTCGGGGAGTTATTATTTTCTTACAGAGTTGCTTCGCCAGGAATACGGATTTCGTGGTTACGTAGTATCCGATAGCAGAGCTGTTGAATATGTATATTCTAAACATCATGTAGCCAAAGATAATAAGGAAGCAGTACGACAAGTTGCAGAAGCAGGGTTAAATGTAAGAACTGATTTTACCCCTCCGCAAGATTATATAATACCATTACGAGAGTTGGTAAATGAAGGCAAATTGTCAATGGAAACACTCAATCGTAATGTCGCCGACGTTTTACGGGTTAAATTCGAGTTGGGTTTATTTGATCATCCATATGTTGAAAACCCGAAGCTGGCTGATAAAGTGGTTGCTTCAAATACCGATGATTTTGTGTTGAAGATGGCACACGAATCACTTGTTTTGCTGAAAAATGATGAAAATCTTTTACCTCTTGATTTAAAAAATCTTAAAAATATCTTAGTAACAGGGCCACTTGCAATTGATGAATCGGCTTATGTTAGCCGCTACGGTCCACAAAATATTGATGTAACTAATGTTTTGGAAGGGATAACAAATTATGTGGGAAACCAGGCTAATGTTGTTTTTGAAAAAGGATGTGAAGTTGTTAACTCTAATTGGCCCGAAAGTGAAATAATACCCACTCCTTTATCGGATGAAGAAAAGCTGGATATTCAAAAAGCAGTTGAAAAAGCAAATAAATCAGATGTTGTAATTGCTGTTTTGGGAGAAGACGAAAAGCGTTGTGGGGAAAGTAAATCTAGGACAGGACTTGATTTGCCCGGAAGACAACGAGATTTGTTAATGGCATTAAAAGAAACGGGGAAGCCAATTGTTCTTGTGCTGATCAACGGACAGCCTCTTACTATTAATTGGGCTGATCGATATATTCCATCAATTTTGGAGGCCTGGTTCCCAAATAATAAAGGCGGTCAGGCAATAGCAGAAACACTATTCGGGGACTATAATCCGGGAGGAAAGCTCCCGGTTACTTTTCCAAAAACATTGGGACAGATTGAATTAAATTTTCCCCATAAACCTGGATCTCAGAGCGGACAATCTACTTCCGGCCCTAATGGTTATGGAAAAACACAGGTTGTTGGTGCCTTGTACCCTTTTGGTTACGGATTAAGTTACACTACTTTCGAGTACAGCAACTTAACTGTTTCACCCAAGGAACAGTATGCACAGGGCAATATTGAGGTTTTAGTTGACATTAAAA harbors:
- a CDS encoding TonB-dependent receptor; amino-acid sequence: MNFIQSIKGKLLQRRLLFIGLLSLSFIVLCGGNVVAQNDSGTLKVAGTVKDDTGLPLPGVTIIVKGTATGAVTNVDGQYALADVPEDGTLVFSFIGMKTQEITVSNRSIIDVQLENETIGLEEVVAIGYGTQKKKDLTGSIVRMEMDGKEQAANTSLVQALQGYSPGLNASGGSSAGDGGSFSIRGRTSLSASDEPLIVLDGIIYNGSINDLNINDIQSVDILKDASAAAVYGSRSANGVLVVTSKKGSSGKPKFTFNAYYGVQELSNTDRTDVMNAEQYAVRLVDYYYQQDLYDWYKTGPTSADGRPVRPDVTDRELVASYLRTEEEQLNYLAGNEVDWVDEVFQTAPIQSYSLSVSGKTDRTNYYLSTSYLDQEGILKNDNYERLTFSGRFESEIADWLTVGFNPTFSHRDYSGVSASAGYALQASPLGNMYDENGNYPVYIAGESYNYHPLGNLLADDSSPRDYFSLVLKGIIEVPWVKGLKYEANYSKTYDFDKTSRYYPTSMADGSKTDGSGYVNNANQRTWLLNSLFTYSKTFAEKHKLNVNYLYSRENVSGDGSYLYAYAFANEILGYNALELGENQEVSTSAYEENTISYMGRVNYSFDSRYLLTATIRRDGFSGFGGNKKFGNFPSVSLGWVISEESFVENVDWMDFLKLRLSYGVNGNQGIGRYASQSKMGSVSTVFDGSTAVGLYAYSLGNADLGWEKTASFNVGVDFNFLDNRISGSIDAYNAKTTDVLVERSIPRTTGNSSVWTNIGGIENNGIEVSLVTENIKTRDFKWKTAFAFSLVRNKITKLYDDVTEDLGNSWFIGEPISTIYGYVNDGVWQEEDLFNGTIMEGYYPGQFKVRDLSEDGEITAEKDRKILGTTDPNYRISMNNILSYKNFTFSFFLNSIRGGNNYYLGNNSGAVVAGGTDSAYRLNRTAVRDYWRPDNAVNDAPGIYYNPKRNPGVYQSKSFVRLQDVSLGYTFDSSLLSELKIDNLKVYVSGKNLYTWTDWSGWDPETGSPMMRSIIGGVNISF
- a CDS encoding RagB/SusD family nutrient uptake outer membrane protein, translated to MKKKNSIQKYISGSIVLVLLLLGMYSCNEDVLDETPLDFISTTNAFNSPGDVEMGVVGLYRFGRDWYSAINEKYMFVFTALGTDLAYFGEDPTGGYMSNWDTDITPTSDLPERFWTKAFDLVYQSNTVIAGIENLEWNNEDKKNMYLAEARFFRAFSYRILVTLYGDVPLVTEPIVTPKTDFVRAPKADIYNLMEQDFAFAAENLPLKGQEATAGRLTQGAAWHMLSETYLAQGKYQPAVDAATHVIDDYGYDLMRERFGSQPNLFGSENVYFDLFTKENHNLGSNKEAIWVIQNDPDVTGGGFFAGERGYGCAYYRMGNTPDGYKAFLGYIYDGSYTGYSDTLGRPVAWTRPTNYTAYNIWKSDWNNDYRNAEACIKRHFYFDNPNSAYDGMEIDWSLYESRSSAFKDTNQYIYPYFMKAAAPNDHYTDLSRAGGGINHKDVYAIRLAETYLLRAEAYLGLGQNSLAANDINEVRERSNATPITASDVTIDYILDERARELYTEEWRMLTLMRLGKLVERVRAYNNNPGNPGLSIQDYQNLWPIPQTEIDLNTGAVLEQNPGYE
- a CDS encoding GH92 family glycosyl hydrolase; the protein is MRKERLKKFVWALLLLPAFCMCSQPEKNTNEFAKHINPIIGSGGHGHVFVGANVPFGGVQLGPNNIFKGWDWCSGYHYSDSIVIGFSHTHLSGTGGADLGDILLMPVNGDVNLNKGKQDDISNAYASYFSHDNEVVKPGYYSLLLDKYNINVELTATERVGIHKYTFPEKDNNHVIIDLKEGIGDKSYDTYLKLVDANTIEGYRFSKGWAKDQRVWFTLKSNQEIEKLEVYDDTTPAGENVIKAQGAKGVISFAGNPNEVIFKVGISPVSSENALANITTEAPDWDFNDIAKQAEEKWNHEVSKIEIKAADPELKEIFYTAMYHSFLAPVLFNDANGSYRGTDKEVYKNPGFENYSVFSLWDTYRTEHELLTIVQPERVNDFINSMLAVYQQQGKLPQWHLMGNETNAMLGYSAAPVVVDAWQKGFDGFDEELAFEALKASGTFQSQRGIAPLMEYGFIPRDKAREATSVALENAIDDRSVAQMAKGLGKDEDFKYFFERAETYKTYFNKNTGFVHPRATDGSWATPYDPMESIHMVGDFSEGNGWQYTFLVPQDPEGLIELFGGDEHFTQKLDSLFTITGDMGEHASIDITGLIGMYAQGNEPCHHMAYLYAFAGQQWKTAEKIRFILNEFYTNQPDGLIGNEDCGQMSAWYVMSSLGFYPVNPSNGVYVFGSPLFDEATINLPDGKTFTIQAKNNSKENIYIQSVELNGQAYSKSYITHQDIMAGGVLSYVMGSTPNYDFGSADKDRPKSTL
- a CDS encoding glycoside hydrolase family 3 N-terminal domain-containing protein, which gives rise to MYNRVQKTALAVLTCLFVFSNIALAQKGGIYKKGWIDFNKNGRKDIYEDPGQPIEKRVADLVAQMTVDEKTCQCATLYGYKRVLKDEMPTPDWKNEIWKDGIANIDEELNGLRHTQYSYPYSKHAEAINTIQKWFIEETRLGIPVDFTNEGIHGLNHDRATPLPAPISIGSTWNKELVNTAGKIVGREAKVLGYTNIYAPILDVARDQRWGRVLECYGEDPYLVAELGKQMVNGIQSQGVASTLKHFAVYSVPKGGRDGNARTDPHVAPREMHQLFLYPFKEVIEECQPLGVMSSYNDWDGVPVSGSYYFLTELLRQEYGFRGYVVSDSRAVEYVYSKHHVAKDNKEAVRQVAEAGLNVRTDFTPPQDYIIPLRELVNEGKLSMETLNRNVADVLRVKFELGLFDHPYVENPKLADKVVASNTDDFVLKMAHESLVLLKNDENLLPLDLKNLKNILVTGPLAIDESAYVSRYGPQNIDVTNVLEGITNYVGNQANVVFEKGCEVVNSNWPESEIIPTPLSDEEKLDIQKAVEKANKSDVVIAVLGEDEKRCGESKSRTGLDLPGRQRDLLMALKETGKPIVLVLINGQPLTINWADRYIPSILEAWFPNNKGGQAIAETLFGDYNPGGKLPVTFPKTLGQIELNFPHKPGSQSGQSTSGPNGYGKTQVVGALYPFGYGLSYTTFEYSNLTVSPKEQYAQGNIEVLVDIKNVGDRKGDEVVQLYIKDKVSSVISYVMQLRGFDRVSLEPGETKTVHFSIKPDDLQILDKDMNWTVEPGKFEVLLGSSSEDIRLKEQFIIKNILQP